Proteins encoded by one window of Anopheles maculipalpis chromosome 2RL, idAnoMacuDA_375_x, whole genome shotgun sequence:
- the LOC126556909 gene encoding DNA repair endonuclease XPF, with protein sequence MEETANTASLEGDDLDLELACSAEQAEQEAKIAQETKEDEALTELVNAEEFLASEGVPLLEYEKQVFFDLLHTDALVVCAKGITYERAMLNLLKIFCDTSTLVLVVNCSEGEEQYYRTNLDHSEHIHESAKTAAERERTYLQGGIQFISTRILVVDLLKNRIPIELITGMFVVRAHEIVESCQEAFALRLYRQRNKVGFIKAFSRNVEAFTYGYGHVEKVMRNLFVKELFIWPRFHMTIQRSLKPYEPAVVEIQIPMTQSMILLQTNLLDLMNYLVKSIKNLNRFVELQEVTVENCVTKKFHKILQAQLDTIWHQLSSQTKLIVADLKVLRSLMISCLYGDAVSFYALLKRYRTTEYALHNSGWTLLESAEKVFTIAKERVFNRESEFEPELCPKWKALSDVLRVDIPNDIKEISRKMRKKEERQKFLQQQVKILILCQDTRACYQLNQFLTQGPERYLFFQAMKNDISVAKLSEQFKHINTETDGEAFRVQEFEPVRKVKLATAPNIPESKRATTSKEAPAKGGFLRERIAKKRREAAEEEEARKRKELEEEEAKEEGGVRKSDMEKELAAVRTDEQDHQQYFRDSYVLTMSQRSMVPDVVAADQSEFDVSVLESGVFESFVEMEQMDITSVVKDSNRPLVFIQTFKSETNGLGSLDRTLEQICPRYIVMYHTNVTAIRQIEVYEARQQRQEMARVRVYAIIHSKTVEEQSYLTSLRREKQAFEMLIETKRTMVVPEYQDGKSEDTIMMLQKKQEISSRQAGGQEVKDPAEIVTPRVIVDMREFRSDLPCLIHRRGIDVVPLTITIGDYIITPEICVERKSISDLIGSLNSGRLYNQCVQMTRYYAKPILLIEFDQNKPFHFQRYFMVSNVGGSGSSSSGASNEDIMAKLQLLTIHFPKLRLVWSPSPYSTAQLFEELKQGKAEPDPDVAVKVGSDEATNDEQDGTLDGLGNVEVQEFLLKLPGITTRNVRRILRQCVSLRDLTQKTESELEELLGGPAMAKQLWEILHIAHKPSQPDPHDKSAYAGKFKRGGKRF encoded by the exons ATGGAGGAAACGGCTAATACGGCGAGTCTCGAAGGTGATGATTTGGATTTGGAACTTGCCTGCTCGGCGGAACAGGCCGAACAGGAAGCGAAGATCGCTCAGGAAACCAAGGAAGATGAAGCATTAACGGAGCTGGTGAATGCTGAAGAGTTTCTCGCATCGGAAGGAGTCCCACTGCTCGAGTATGAAAAGCAGGTGTTTTTCGATCTTTTACATACGGATGCGTTGGTTGTTTGTGCGAA AGGTATTACCTATGAACGGGCAATGCTAAATCTGTTGAAAATTTTCTGCGACACCTCTACGCTCGTGCTGGTAGTAAACTGTTCCGAAGGTGAGGAACAGTACTACCGTACAAATCTTGACCACTCCGAACACATTCACGAATCGGCTAAAACGGCAGCAGAACGGGAACGGACGTATCTGCAGGGTGGTATACAATTCATTAGCACACGCATCCTCGTAGTTGATTTGCTGAAAAACCGCATTCCGATCGAACTGATCACGGGTATGTTTGTGGTGCGGGCACATGAAATTGTGGAATCGTGCCAGGAAGCGTTTGCCCTACGTTTGTACCGGCAGCGCAATAAGGTTGGCTTCATTAAGGCATTCTCCCGTAACGTGGAAGCGTTCACGTACGGGTACGGGCACGTGGAGAAGGTGATGCGCAATCTGTTCGTGAAAGAGCTCTTCATTTGGCCACGGTTTCACATGACTATCCAGCGGTCACTGAAACCGTACGAACCGGCCGTAGTTGAGATACAGATACCGATGACACAAAGCATGATTCTGCTGCAAACGAATTTGCTCGATCTGATGAACTATCTGGtgaaaagtattaaaaatttgaaccGGTTTGTCGAGCTGCAGGAGGTGACGGTGGAGAACTGTGTGACGAAAAAGTTCCATAAAATATTGCAAGCTCAGCTGGACACGATCTGGCATCAGTTAAGCTCACAAACGAAATTGATCGTAGCCGATCTGAAGGTGTTGCGTAGTTTGATGAT CTCCTGCCTTTATGGTGATGCTGTCTCGTTTTACGCCCTGCTGAAGCGCTACCGAACGACGGAATACGCGCTGCACAATTCCGGCTGGACACTGCTGGAATCGGCAGAAAAAGTGTTCACCATAGCGAAAGAGCGTGTCTTTAACCGGGAAAGTG AGTTCGAACCGGAACTTTGCCCAAAATGGAAAGCTCTTTCCGATGTGCTGCGGGTGGACATTCCTAACGACATAAAGGAAATTTCACGCAAAATGCGCAAAAAAGAGGAACGACAAAAGTTCCTCCAGCAGCAGGTGAAAATACTCATACTCTGTCAGGATACGCGGGCCTGCTATCAGTTGAATCAGTTTCTCACGCAAGGTCCCGAACGTTACCTATTCTTCCAAGCGATGAAGAACGATATATCCGTTGCAAAGCTGTCGGAACAGTTTAAACACATAAATACCGAGACAGACGGGGAAGCTTTTAGGGTACAAGAGTTCGAACCGGTCCGAAAAGTGAAACTAGCTACTGCACCGAATATACCGGAATCTAAACGTGCAACCACCAGTAAGGAAGCGCCAGCAAAGGGTGGATTTTTACGTGAACGCATCGCTAAGAAGCGTCGTGAAGCGGcggaggaagaggaagcacGAAAGCGTAAGGAActggaggaagaggaagcaaaGGAAGAGGGTGGTGTAAGGAAATCGGACATGGAAAAAGAATTGGCGGCGGTGCGGACGGACGAGCAGGATCATCAGCAATACTTCCGTGACTCGTACGTACTGACTATGTCACAACGCTCGATGGTCCCAGATGTGGTCGCTGCGGATCAGTCGGAGTTCGATGTGAGTGTCCTGGAGAGTGGAGTGTTTGAATCGTTTGTAGAGATGGAACAGATGGACATCACCAGCGTGGTGAAGGACTCGAACCGTCCGCTAGTGTTTATACAGACGTTCAAGAGTGAAACTAACGGATTGGGGTCGTTAGATCGTACGCTGGAGCAGATCTGTCCGCGATATATTGTGATGTACCACACGAACGTAACCGCTATTCGACAGATTGAAGTATACGAAgctcgacagcaacggcaggaGATGGCACGGGTGCGAGTGTATGCCATTATACATTCGAAAACGGTCGAAGAGCAATCCTATCTGACCTCGTTGCGGCGCGAAAAGCAAGCGTTTGAGATGCTGATCGAAACGAAACGG ACTATGGTTGTGCCGGAATATCAGGACGGAAAATCGGAGGATACTATCATGATGTTGCAGAAGAAGCAAGAAATTTCCAGCCGACAAGCCGGCGGTCAAGAGGTAAAAGATCCGGCTGAAATTGTAACTCCACGCGTGATCGTAGATATGCGTGAGTTTCGCTCAGATCTGCCCTGCCTGATACATCGAAGAGGCATCGATGTTGTGCCCTTAACGATCACG ATTGGAGACTACATCATCACACCGGAGATATGCGTGGAAAGGAAATCGATATCCGATCTGATCGGATCGCTAAACTCGGGCCGCCTGTACAATCAGTGCGTACAGATGACGCGCTACTACGCCAAACCGATACTGCTGATCGAGTTCGATCAGAACAAACCATTTCACTTTCAGCGCTATTTTATGGTATCGAACGTGGGCGGGTCCGGATCCTCGTCCAGTGGTGCATCAAACGAAGACATTATGGCGAAACTGCAACTGCTTACGATACATTTTCCCAAGCTGCGACTCGTCTGGTCACCGAGTCCCTACTCGACGGCCCAATTGTTCGAGGAGCTAAAGCAGGGTAAAGCGGAACCGGACCCAGATGTCGCTGTAAAGGTGGGCTCGGATGAAGCGACCAACGATGAGCAGGATGGAACGTTGGATGGGTTGGGGAATGTGGAGGTACAAGAATTTTTGCTCAAGCTGCCCGGCATCACAACGCGCAACGTGCGTCGTATTTTGCGCCAGTGTGTGAGCTTGCGTGATTTGACGCAGAAAACGGAGTCGGAGCTGGAGGAACTGTTGGGTGGACCGGCAATGGCCAAGCAGCTGTGGGAGATACTGCACATAGCGCACAAACCGTCTCAGCCGGATCCGCATGATAAATCGGCGTACGCCGGGAAGTTTAAGCGCGGTGGGAAGCGATTCTGA